The stretch of DNA TTGCAAGCAGCTATGGGAACAAAGTTGAAACTTAGTACTACTTTTCATCCTATGATTGATGGGCAGACTGAGAGGACCATACAAACCTTTGAAGATATGTTAAGGGCTTGTGTGTTGGACTTTCAAGGATCGTGGGAGGAACATTTGGACCTAATCgagttttcttacaataatagttatcatgCAAGTATACAAATGTCACCATATGAagctttatatggacagaagtgcaGAAGCCCTCTGTGTTGGGAAGATTCGATTAATTTTGTGACATTAGGACCCGAATGTCTACAAGAAATGATAGAAAAGGTCAAGTTGATTCAAGGAAGGATGAAAGCTGCTTAGGACcgacaaaagtcttatgctgatcAAAGAAGGCAAttattggaatttcaagaaggtGATAAGGTATTGCTAAAAATATCTCCTACGAAGGGAGTAATGCGGTTCGGtaagaaaggaaaattgagTCCAAGATATATAGGACCGTATGAAATCCTTGAGAGGATCGGAAAGGTAGCAGACCGATTAGCACTACCTGCGGTGATGGATCGAGTACACAATGTATTTCATGTGTCGCAATTAAGGAAGTACGTGTATGATACATCGCATGTATCTCcaacttgaggaggtgacgttGGATGAGAACTTATCATATGAAGAAAAACCGGTGAAAATATTGGATACTAAGACCCGGGATACCCGCAGAAAGTCCAAAAAGTTGGTGAAAGTATTATGGTCAAACCATTTGGGGGAAGaagccacatgggagttggaagatGAAATGAGAACTTGATACCCTATGTTGTTTGAGCAAGGTAAAAGAGAACCTTTACCTCTTTCCAAATTGAAGCTTCTATTTCAATAAGTATGGTTAACTTTAGTTTCGAGGGCGAAActcttttaaggggggtagagtgtaataccccgaaatattttcttcaaaaaaaaaaaaaaagggggaggtttaaattttatttcattctaAGCATTAGCATGCTCAagttatgattcatagatattcagaataatttttgctagttaaaatagttgttaataagctgcgatcgtacgtaccggtcaagaaccgtaagaattttaggagctggtgttcggacccgatagtcctaggaaatggattattagacaccatactattattcttgaatttcctatttaattaaatcagcccatagcagcgaaaatttatttggATCGtgcatcgctaaatttcgcggtgtactgaacctagcccaattttaagtttcagcctgggataaatttttggtttcgaaaattatttgatttaaattagtttctaccgagaattcatctgttttaatcccgatcagtctagctaagatatttttcaagatcccaccataagtgagtgacacttgtcacaaattTCTACCACATGTTGaggagactagtcaaccaaaTGGGACTAAGATTATAAAGCCATTTTTTTCCCCATTTCCTCTCATTTGGCCGAAAAATACAAGgagaaaggagagagagagatcatcatTTTCATCCATTAAAGCTctacttccatagccaaaaattccttctcaagtctcaagcttttcggtaaaactttaattttattcggtagaaagctttattttcgttcctagaccttgaatctaagcttagtttcttaatatttgttgttatgatgttaatttttctcctagggttttgagtaaaaattggggaaaaggtccaagatttgcttctacggtgttagtaaactttctcgaggtaaggaatcccttaagtaggttaaggtcacttgaaattggataattgattgttggttgaaatatgatgagatctaggtggaaatattgtgtacatgattgtatgtataatatatatgaaattgtattttgcataatatatgggtataaattgttgtgttgaggagatgtggtagttaatatgcctaaatatctaaattagcGATGTTAggtgtattatataatatatgtatatacgtataagtatggtatatatttatatatgtatatacgtgtgatgtatgtatatatgtaaaaccGTGTATAGgtgcatatatgtgtataaatatgggtatgtatgtacaattaaaataaaattgatgtattatgtatatatacatatatgtgatatatatgttaaccttgtatacctatacgtatgagtattgtggaaattatactatgtatatggGTAGTATGTGAacttttatgtgagtatgcccAAATTGTGTGAGGCTTTATGTTgattgcctatatacatatatgaagtattatgtacatatgtgatgtgataatggaacaatgtgggatagttacactttattaccccggtgtatggtaattagtgtactatcaaaatgttttgagaaataaaccttttggacaaagttaagagtgttgaatgatttcaagttggaacttggttttgtggaatatgtccaaaaagtaatttttgactcaaggaagatgaggaagaaggaaaattgttttcaaagccttagtttctagtaaagttgaggaggaccttgattagccttcgggtggcttagtttctagtatgatcattcatacggaaggagcgaagtctattcgccgggtactatataactcttttggatgaggtattcctgcgggggtgtgcacacttaaagtatagttactctagaaagtccgggtaggtgtcgtttctatggacctagtagggccagctagggatcattttaacgaaccttacgtccaggggatcagtgttagaccgggtgatgaccactgaacccgagttcgatgatccaagtggtcaagagagggagtcaagagaatactccaaaggcctcacgctttctacaaagaaactaagtggagaatttcgtatgaaaatgtagttactctgtagctacgctaaagagaGATGTGACGATTGTTTAAGCAAGAAAGAGTGTTGATTAATCCTCTTTGAGTACAAGTTAGTGGAATTTCCCTATGAGGAAGCTTTTCAAGTACATAGTGGTGATTTAAATGCGAAGTTCATAAAATCTTTCcactacttgcttatatgcttaaatgacTAGTGATGCGTTGAGTAATGTATTCTTGTTAAGCAATCCCTTATTCAAAGAAATTCTATTGTTGTCCATTCTTAGTTATTACTTGTGCAAGCTATACTTGATAACCTATTTGTAGGTAAAGTGTTAATGAGGATAATGGTAGtaaaggttttgtttaaatatacctgttttgcaaacgtttatttaattttgggtgacccatggatcccttactaagccgtcgcgctaactacacttcaatgtgtttttatttagcAGATGtcgtctagtgtgggctcctagagcccgatgagctcacggagctcatctgagtttaCCTTCCcgactatggactatgatgactactcACAGTTTTTGATAGGCGGATACCCCTATGTTCCTGGCTACGCTCCTGATcctcctgctcctccttctccgcagTATAGCCCTCCCCCAGCTTATCCATCTACACCCTCTCGCATTCCGATTCGCAACTGGCAGCCGACTTTTCTGGATGATGCCCAAGCTAggcatgggttttatcccatagaggtgttagagggaagtgatcccctagagttcgttgtcttttatcccctagagttcgttgtcttttatccctatccgtgggaccctagtccttCGGAGTATTGGGATGAGTGATCTATGGTGATCACTCCTTGCTACTTtttggatcatctcacctggtttgcgggtgagtggcatctagtatggggaacgtacaccggaccggtgtaccgccGCTTGGAGTAAATGGTTGGTAGGGAAGGCTTTGGAAGGACCtgttttgtgtaatttttttttgtagccatagtaaacttagttggctagtaagtTTGTAAGTAACTTAAATCTTGGTGTTTTGGGACCCTAGTGGTCAACTTTGGTATATAGATATTCGTAGCTGATCTAgctacttttgtttctttttgctGAAGTGAATATATGGTCATGTCAAGTAGAAAATGCGTGTGTGAAgcagttttcttctttagcctgtgcatctagagtggactctatTGAGGTCGGTCAGGGTTCTgtctagatgtggcggtaactactccggatgtacggtatagccgggctGGGGTGTTACATTGCCTATGAAAGTTCTGTGTCGTGTCCCAATCCATTggaatagggccttgctcctgtgcatcCTCCttctcctcattctcttcctcgtcctcatcatcatcatcatctgaagcctctagatcaggtgcatcatcacctccaagctttaattctgcggcaaagaactcacccacagagaaagaaattgtgcaaccttcagctctctctcccatcaaccggtccaaAAGGCCCAACCCGAAGCACAGTCTAGTAACGAAAGGACCGAAAAACACAGTTTGAACCTTtggcttttgctgggtctggagccactttctagcttgaacgcccatgttgatgccaacctcattctccatgcaccacatgtaaaacaaatcctgcttgtataccttgttgcgatttgtggttctgcctgagagatttatagcaaaggctaaccTAATAGCCTTTAGAGCATTGCAggtgatgaggtttgcctttaagtttgaagagttgtaaggggcattgttggtgatgcttTTCCAATATTGCCTAGCAACTAcgtctgaatcaaaatcctccttaaagtctctgaaatatggcatggacacgctcactGCATCATGGAATCCCagcgtaacacccaaagtgttgacagacatactgtagtggttgccgaatagAGTAAACGAAATGGATTCTCTTCCATTGTTGACCTCCTTTCgaatttccaaggtcgccaagaattcataagtaacaggcgcataggtgggtcctctccactcaaacagatagcggagctgtgggtgcctgagAAGCCCGTTTACTTCGTCCAaacaaccgaattctcttaAAATGTTGTCGTCGAAGTGACGAcaaacagaaagctgcttccctttatagttatccactgttgtaagttggatgggtgtcaagtgtcttaatgaccttgaccccggctcctgcGTAGCCTATTGAGTTGTAGCTTGCTGCCGTGTCCTCGATCGACTCGATTCACCAtgatcatgctttgatttctttgccATTTCCTTGAAGCGTCCCATCCttcaaattatagaaattaacattcattgTAGTTGGTTTTGAATAAGTAATTCTCAAATAGGTCACCATTGTAATTGTGTAAAAATTCCTTGTCAGGATAATGGATTGCAAACAtttagggctaagaattttcgaaaatttcaccatagtttcccctatattttggacaattctagcataagagtatcaacaatatcattccattatcacacacatgcatatattcatcataagatacatcaatttgatagtcaaataagaagtcaactacaaaagtcaagaatttcaaaaagtcaacttcatcttcttccccaaattcaaaattagggtttgaaattgaaaattcaatttgggcaatgtagcatgtgaaaagtcaaattgatggcatataatagttctacaacaagtttacacatcaattcaagcatcaatttcataatctcAACAAGAAatataacaaacccatttgttcatcaatggtgttcacacttgaagctcaaaaatacataacaatccatcaatgtaaccatcaataatgaaagaaaacatcaaaggatagttctatgaagcattataaaccaatttaaacattcaaatcattcaaaatcatgcaagggaatgtagaACAATTTTCTCATTCAAgttcttccaaactcatgaatattcaaggataaagagttaaaaagatgagaaattaccttgatgttgatgtttttgatcttctttgaaggtaaaaagtaaaagatgtgttcaaaccttgagtttggttcaccttgcgtggagaagagaagagaaaaataggGATTTTGGAGCAAAGTGGCGTGGAATGGCCGAAGGGGGGGTCTTAAATCCGTAGGGGAGCTTCCACGCCGGTCatactcgtgtgaccgtgcgtgggagctctctgtctcgctcccacgcatggctacacgcgtgtgagcatgtgtgggaggctactgcctcgttcccacgctcggctacacacgtgtgagcctcgtgtaggtcttcggcattgttttcttccgatttttggcttttcccttcatacctatgtccaatTTAAGCCTTTCCAAACCAATTttcagtcccgactcctacaagttagtccttaaAATATGGTTCCACTTGATTGTAGTAGTTTATTagaagaaaaacataaaaaaaaaaacgaaagcataaaaatgatgtaaaaacatattattaaaaccttggattgcctcccaagaagcgccacggtttacgtcattggctagatgCATCATACCTTGTTTAgcattcaaccatattccttggtagtgggtaagaaacattttggtacccacgtgtttttccatgtaagcttatcatttttccacttcggttttggtttcatcttggctttgacctttgccctttcatcgtcatcagttctttctttctctctttccttTTCATCGTTTATGGCTTGTccatcgaatctcagggtaatttcccctgaactcacatctattctgcacgacaagtagccagaaatggtcttccgagaattaaggattcatggggatcatcatcacccatcttacaaacaataaaatcgacaggcacaagaaattttcatattcttactagaacatcttccgctaagccttcaggataccgtgtggttccgtcagctaaacgtagagttagcctcgtcggtttcaaacatggtaagttcaatttctcaaaaaggtttgaagacatgacattaatagaagcaccaagatcagcaagaacattttgaggttccatgttctgtatggaacaaagaatcaataaagctccagggtcacccttctttctggggtaaccctcagtcaagcaagccgaagattcttggcttaaacaggtaaaattatcacaaatgtcattctcaaacaactcacggcattctttgttattgaaaaattttcgaatgaaagcattaattgtaccttctcgagccgtttctttctcttttgaacttttgatgttgaacttttgggcattcttccaaagtggttttctccttgtattccttcattgatatggtgcatgaaccgctCGCATTTTTCAATTCGAGATtaggactacaagaggtagtcttgtttctttggtcatctaccttacattgacattttccacagatagcatccattggatcacatttcacatgtgtttcttcctttacatcaatggcgttgactctctctttcggattgttttcagtgttactcgggagttgtccgtagtgtcgatctgacatcatcttaaacatttgagaaatttgatccTCAATCGTCTTAAGTGTggctttagactcttgtcgaagactagaaatttcttgtctaatctcttgagtaatctcttgtttcagatttgcccaatcatttttcagttccatgattgtccttgtaagtctttcatctacttcacggatgtcatccttactttgttgagtaaagtcgagttgagagttgtattgtggcctgaactgggtcatttgatttccattttcttggttttgattgtacatcagtctgttcttgttattctgtccatatgcaggcttgtttccatatttgtattgtcctcgcgcttgatatccatcattgttgctattgttccaaccctctccctgtttcgaattgttgtttgatctttggttttgtccataagcattgaagatggagttcctttggtaatctaccgcctcaacttgttcagatgcggacggagaagtgcaaatattggtgtcatgaggtcctccatagatattacaataaagtgccaatgccatgcaaggcttgggctttccttccattttttctaccatagcctgctgctttttgatttcgtgattcattgcttctattttggcctcactcgccACTTGATTATCAACTTcgaaattcctccatgatctcctcttcggtcataccaacaggatgtgttcttaTATATTCTATCGATCAAGTCTTCAGCTTCTTGCagagctagggagacaaaggcaccgctggaggatgagtcaagcaacatttttccttcatctgtcaaccctccatagaatgagctaatcatgtcccatgggtgcatcagatcttgtgggcattgccttttaagaactttgaataTTCGCCTAGCCtatcccaaactttcaagtcttctaataagactccgagatacccttaattCAGGTatattttagggtgttttatcgcgtctatagcatccttacttggtaaattatgtgcgtaaatgcttgaaaatcactaactgatgcacaaaagctacttttagcttaaaagaagtaaaacaggagccccgggagcaaataggaccaaaagttgagcttaaagagcaaaccaggcaagagcggagccccggagaaccaaactggaaggccacacacgtgtgagcaggcgtgaaaacttttcagaagcttcccacggacgctcacacgcgtgtgagaggcgtggagacgatgatgcgcgaatttcagctagggttgtcatttcggagactatttaaacccctttgatgaattttcagagaaggagcccagaaatttagttttccttttcttagtttttctgtgacaccccgaaatttattcaccatttttgttacaaaatgatttttagccaaaaatgtttctaactattcatttttcagaaaatttcaactcggcgcagtccgaaagatttattcggtaaacatacttcccgaactccgttttacctgaaatttttattttagaaccccaacctatagtacttgatatccttaaaaatttttggtcatttggatatttgagtaaacacagaaaattccatttttacccttggcagtgtgctgtccagaatttttctctctggactagttttAGAAAAAATTTCGAAAatcatacttatactactccgatcattatgaaattttatatgtaggttctagacttgcttaactacatatttgaagaaaatggtatcaaaataccttaccaaatactcccaataatatttttaatccgaatccagtgttctgccaatttctttctgccagcacatgtattcttcaatttgataccaattatttgactggagttaatacctccaatggtcctccgagtattagcgatttaccagcagtggtccctcgacttttaaatgacctccaatggtcctccaagttttaaaaaataaccacatgtggtcctaattcttaaaataacacGAATTTAAAATGACCACGAGATGTCCTAAaaggaccacgggtggttattttttaaaacttggaggaccatgggaggtcatttaaaagtcgagggaccatagCTGGTAAATcactaatactcggaggaccattggaggtattaactctatttgactgatatcatctatgttttaattttattttgtctcttctagaacctaggcagccaccctattgtccctaaattattttctaccgtaactttatctgatttatcccctaactggcaagggaagtcttattcttcaagatttaccatagcattgtgacaagtgtcattccttctagccacatgctaatattaaaatgatttttggagatgatctaaatggaaacttgatctccaagtttcttctttcttcccttataagaaacaatgtaactttttctccaagcttcctcatcctaatcttataagggaaaatatataagcttgatcattttatttttccccattGTGACCAAAATAttggagaggaaagagagagagaaaacttcatcttcttccttgaattcaagagcttccatagccaatttcttcatcaagatcatcatctattcggtaaaattccatttgtattcggttaaaagccttgttttcttccctagaacctaactataggttaagatttcctaaaattattattatgatggtatgttttgcctaggaatttttggtgaaagatTTGAGTAGAGGATCAAAATCCTTCTTGCAAAAAGTACTACAACCAAGAGGTAAGAAGTCCCTTAACTTGCAAAAAGTACTACAACCAAGAGGTAAGAAGTCCCTTAAGTTGCAAAAAGTACTACAACCAAGAGGTAAGAagtcccttaagttggttttgtcactacaaccaagaggtaagaagtcccttaagttggttttgtcacttaagatttaaGGTAAGAagtcccttaagttggttttgtcacttaagatttaagaattgatagttgaaatagggaTTTATGAGCGTTGTGTTGTGTTTGTAGAATATATAAGGGTATAACTAGGtggatggatttcaagtatgagactcgaatatgaagtatatccaaaaatgattataaaaaaacttacgttgaagaacgtatgctattttggtacacaggttgtcaaaaccttatttttgaaggaaaataccacttttagtgagtgtgtactttacgtgagaaagatgagaaaatggtgtttgaaaagcctgcgggtactgagagtattttgaaaatcttccatgggctaatgaggtagccaatttcaagtattggactcaaatgagaaatatgtccaaaaagaaatatgtccaaaaagaaatgatttaagaaagaaaactgaaggaaggaaaatgttttcaaaaccttagtttctaaagtaaagttaaggaggaccttgattgacccacgagtggctttaagtgcccttacccagtggtcgttatgatatattgtatgatcattcatactgcagggcgaagtctattcgtcgttatgatatattgtatgattagttcatactgcagggcgaagtctattcgccgagtactgtataactcataCGATGAGGTATTcttatgggggtgtgcacacttaaagtatagttactctagaagtCCGGGGaggtgtcgttttaacggacctggctaggccagctaggaatcattttaacgaaccttatgTCCAGGGGATCAacgttagaccgggtgatgaccactgaccccgagttcgatgatccaagtggtcagagagggagttatgagaatactccaaaggcctcacgcttgctaatatgaaactaaggaagttataaagatgaaaaaggggttactctgtaacgaccttgagaaagaaatgattttgtcttaagagacatgttgattttggttcactaatcactttttgtgcaagtcctcgttgttaatttatttagaagagaaatctcatcaaatgagtaaaagttacaaaactctcttatacgtgttttgaaaacctttgttgaattttgggtgaccatggattctcttacttagccgtcgtgctaactacacttcaatgtgtttttcttttaacagacgttgtctagtgtgggctcttgtagcccgatgagcgctgagagctcatctgagttgtgtttccagtgttggactatgatgactatgtgCAGTTCCTACTTGATGATGACCCCTACGCTCCCGGTTACGCTCCTGCTCCTCCTGCTCCGCCTGCTCCTCCTGCTCCTCCTGCTCCGCCCTCTTCGAAGTATACTGTCTAGAACAACTCctttttttgtgaaaatatcttttgtagccttagtatggctaacaagttgtgaacaacttaaactttcatgtttttggacccaatgggtcgatccttgtatatatagtagtagctaacctagctaccttcctttcttcccgctgcaatatatacgtaaagcttttgtcaagaagaaagtgtgtgaaacagttttccttctttagcctgtgcatctagagtggactctttctagatttgattgggttcagtctaggtgtggcggtaaccactccggatgtacggtatagccgagctggggtgttacattttctttttgagaactttctccatttttcttagttttctatattagatcaatctccattgtagaagacaacaagcttggattgaagatcttcttctttctaggtgatctctatttcatttctataattttagctatcttgttcttggattaaattagcttttgcttgcatttcatattatgagtagctaatttagtctagggatttggattgtgagattgaatattgcttttgtgatgatcttatttctatattttggatctatgagtttgtgttgatggattatctattcttgtctcttgattgttgttttgatgagatcttgtttggatttgaccaatctagatgagagattgagctcatgactctttcatgtctttgattagagttaggatttgaagcttggcacaatcaaagttcctatggacttcttaagaatagtaggatagtgtgtagcttaagtgtttgataaaattcctcttagaactttggatgcttgaaggcactcctaagtcaaagaagccttagtacacaaaggtggaaaaggactaagacaacacactattgaatagacaatatcctagcaatcctaatccatgaccttagacactccac from Ipomoea triloba cultivar NCNSP0323 chromosome 7, ASM357664v1 encodes:
- the LOC116024095 gene encoding leucine-rich repeat extensin-like protein 3 — translated: MDYDDYSQFLIGGYPYVPGYAPDPPAPPSPQYSPPPAYPSTPSRIPIRNWQPTFLDDAQARHGFYPIEFLLDDDPYAPGYAPAPPAPPAPPAPPAPPSSKYTV